A stretch of DNA from Amphiprion ocellaris isolate individual 3 ecotype Okinawa chromosome 18, ASM2253959v1, whole genome shotgun sequence:
tctgattatggttgagttgaaatataaagaaaaaaaagtccaatttttttaagcacaaattaacaaaaaagtcaataatACAGAAgtcaactaatgattattttctgaaccaaatatagctgcatgtcacaataaaacaaagctAAACATAGAGAACACTTTTAATTATATAATacttaaacaaaaatgaaaacaaagtcatttttgcagaatttcaAAACTGTTCTCCGAatataaatgagaaaatattagtttttaataggcatattttccatttttaggcTTAAATCTCATATAGATCCCGAGATAGAGAAACAGCCTCAGATTTAAATGCATGAcgataactttttaaaaaaacatttattaatggAATATTTGCTATATCAAGGTAAAATTTAACAAATGTCTTAATAAATATCTATAATctatgataaaaagaaaaaacaggcaAATTAAAGGTGGTTGAGAGGAAAATAGTCTGAAAACAACGATGATGTGAGATTAAATGACTgatatttgttgtcatttttcacttcctcacgattcatgttttttatttgtttttaaactgcatattttccatttttaggcTTTTATCTCATATAGATCCTGAgattttgttgttcaaacagcctcagatTTAAATGCATGAGAAAACTTGTCAAAAGTGAGTCAACGaccactttttaaaaacctttaatctcagaaaatgtttgctatatcaagctaaaattgaGCAAATATCTTAATAAATATCTATAATctatgataaaaagaaaaaaacaggcaaattaAAGGTGGTTGAGAGGAAAATGGTCTGAAAACAATAATGATGTGAGATTAAATGACTGATATTTGTTGTAACCTTTTAGTTTCTCATAtgattcatgatttttatgacAAACGCTTCAAGTTAAGCCCAAGTTTAGTAATTGTTCATACGTTTTATACTCTGGACACACCtttagaaaacactgaaaccaACATTATTCACTATTAGTACATGCAGCACAGTTACACAACACATGACGGTGTCGAAACCGACATATTTGGAGCTTTAAAATACCCCCGTCTCCATAAACACGTTGAATGTCGTGAATTTATCTCCAGActgagcagctgcagctttaatctGAAGTTCCAGAGCTGTTGATGAGCTTCCTGACAGTTAAAGTTGTGGATTAACAGCAGTGACTCATCCACAAACAACAGCTTCTCCATTCCGGAGGCGGTGGGCCGGACAGATGTGCTCCAGCTGTGAGCCAATCAGGAGGCGGCCCGGGAGCAGAATAAAGCCTGAGGAGGCTCCGTCCATGTGCAGGCGTGTTTGGATCCTAGATGTGCAGCAACATGAGCGGAACGAcgggttttggggttttaatGTGCACTTTGGCTGCTCTATCTTCAGCCAAACCGGTGAGAAACTTCAAatctgctgaaatatttcatttattctcCTTAGAAACAGTTTATCTGAtggttttttttacataatttcagaGCCTGTTGGATGAAGAAAGGAACGTTTTtagcttctcctcctcttcgttctcctcctcctttgaaAGTTCAGGTGAGAAACTCCACATTTGTTGAGGTTTTCTGGTTCTGCGCTTTAaatttttaagactttttctTGGTTTTGCAGGTGTCGTCTGTCTCAACGGAGGAAGTTCTGTCCCTGCTCTGATTTCTGGTGAACACATGTTCTGTTTGTGTCCCGACGGCTTTGAAGGGAAACGCTGTGAAAAAGGTGAGAAACTGAACCTCAAACCAGATTTTAAGATGAAGGTTACAACTTAAACAAAAGGAAAGACCACATGCAGCAGcacataaatgaaaaatgaccgTGAATGCAacataaatgttaaattattttacCATCTGTGCTTTAAAAAACTTGAAACTTTAGTAAAACAGGAGTAAAACATATGGAATTAAAGCTAATCATTATTTATCTATGGCTAAACTACCACAAATGAAAGTTAAATTACGAAAATAAGCtaaaaaatcataataaatcagcaaataaaaagcataaaatacactagaaaagctggaaaaaataaacttttagtcaacaagaatatttttttcttgaaatgtgTGACATGTAAGTGatcatttctgcacattttgaagCGATTTTTcctaaatataaacataaaacaaaataaatattttacaaaaaccttataaaaataaaaactatgaaaaaaatcagcaggacataaatgaaaaatgatcatTAATGCAGCATAAATATTCAACTATTTTACtgtctgtgatttaaaaaaaataaacttaagtAAAACGGTAGTAAAACGCATCAAATTAAAGCCAATCATTATTTACCTACAGCTATAGTACCACAAATGGAATGGAATGTCAAAAAAGCCGAGTTAAATCACTTAagaaagcttttttaaaaaatcataataaatcaacaaataacaagcataaaacacactggaaaagctgaaaaaataaaactttcagtCAACaagaatatattttctttaaatgtgcTACATGTAAATGataatttctgcacattttgaagCTATTTTTCCTAAATTTAAGCATAAAAGAacataaatatttcacaaaatgcaaacaatgaAAACGGGAACAGAAAAAGACCACATTCAGCAGcacataaatgaaaaatgaaatcgTCTGTGATTAAAACACCTGAAACTTTAAGTAAAACACTAGTAAAACACATCAAATTAAAGCTAATCATTATTCATCTAAAGCTGCAGTACCACAAATGGAATGTAATGTTATAAAAAGCTGagttaaatcacaaaaaaaaagctcaaaaagcataataaatcaacaaataaatagcataaaacacactggaaaagctggaaaaatgaACCTTTTAGTCAACAtgattacattttctttaaatgtgcTACATGTAAATGATAATTTCTGCACAATTTCATGCTGATTTTCCAAAATCTTTACCCACcgacaacataaagcttttaaaACTGATAAGAAATGattatttctgcacattttgaagctatttttcttaaatatacACATAAAAGAACATAATTACTTCACAAAAagctaataaaaataaaaacaataacaacataaacaaaaaaggCCACATTCGGCAacatataaatgaaaaatgacaattaaTGCAgcataaatgttaaattattttactatctgtgcttaaaaaaaaaaactaaaacttaaaGCGTACAAACATTTAAAGCAGAGTAAAATACATCGAATTAAAGCTAATTATTATTTATCTGTAGCTGCAGTACCacaaattaaagtttaattactaaaataagcaaaacaaaaaatcataataaatcaacaaataacaagaataaaagacactggaatagctggaaaaaataaacttttagtCAAGaagaatatattttctttaaatgtgcGACatgtaaatcagatttttttgctcattttgatgCTAACTTCACAACACacttataaaataaataaataaataaataaataaatgttgctgTTGTCGTTGTTGTTTCAGTAAAAACCAGTGAGTGCTACGAAGGCGTGGGTTTGTACTACAGAGGATCAGTTTCCAGATCAGCCAGTGGACTCTCATGTGAACGTTGGGATTCAGAAACCAGACAGACATATCTGAGTTCAGACGTCAACGCTGGGAGACACAACTACTGCAGGTGGCTCCGATTTCACGTCAGAACAAATATTAAGACAAGTTTGTTTTGGCAGATCTGAAatatcatgtaaaaaaaaaatgtaaaaactgtttttacctgtaatttattgaatttgCTCTTATTTCTAACATATTCcctgtgaaattacagatattatcCAGTCAAATTCACAGAACAAAAGAAGGTCTAAATTTACGtgataactgtaaaaaaaatttttttaaaaatgaaagaaaaataaataaatagaaaacaggcaaaaactgttaataacatccacatcaaaaatatagaattttacAGATGGTAATTAAatcatttgactgtaaaattacactatatttacagtaattacatgtgccaaaaatattattattattattattattattattattattattattattattattattattattattattattactaataatacaaaataaaaagataatatttatgaataaaaaaagataaaatcattttcaactgttattgtatacatttttccagttttttttaaaattatataatatctagcaaaaatcacagaaaaaaagtctgaatttaCACGATAACcacagaaaaagaaggaaaaaacagtcaaaaatcaatatttttacaaatggagaaaaaatgTCTAAACTTACAAACTTACATGAAAATTGCAAGAACAATattgtggaataaaaaaaattacaatccTTTTCAATTATTTCATAGGTTTTtcctgttaaattacagataaaatctaataaaatcacagaaaataatgtgTAAAATTGCATGATAACTGTATCAAGAAACATAAgggaaaaaatagttttaaaaaaaaaggcagaaactgtaaataatgtccaaattaaaaatctgtaatttcataagtggcaatttaatgttttaattaaaaaattaaactttttttttaaaaagtaaaacagtacacaaaaaaatctatcttattatacagatatttgctgctacTTTAGAGAAAAATTAAGTATCAGGAATTCATTGTTAActtttaatttacagatttttcaggTTATGTTAATTTACAAACAATatcttaaaaacagaaagaagactaagaaaaaagtattaatttacaggttgactgcaaaaaacaaaaacaaaaaaagaaaacgtccaaaactgtaaatattgtcttcattaaaaatctgtattttttttaattgaacatTAAGAAattctacagttttttttatgtatttttactgacatttttgctgctagatttttattttttaatgatttttgacTTATTATTGATTTGCTGTTTAATCTCTAAAATATCTAGAAAGTATTCAAAATGCATGATGcgtaaaatagcagaaaatggaGACACTCAACTAAAAGTACCCTAAAATTGTACTGTATTACGGTAATATTTACTTTACACCACTGTTAACTGTTGATAGAACcacacattttgaaatataaCACTGATAATGGTGATATCTGTGGAGGATATCAGCCAGAATTACTTCAAGTGTGGAAGAATGTTGGTCAAAACAAGGGCGAGGACATAAACCAATGTTCACTGCAATAATATTTACGTCTGGGGATTGACCTGCGTGGTTGCTAATCCATAGTTACACAAGAATTGTTCAATCATTGGCTTTGTGAGAACAATTAGTTGTGGTTTGACCTCATTCAACTGACAGTGGAGGTGAAATAACCCAAACTGCTTGAACATTATCATAAAAGTTCATATTTTCATTGACCACTCTTCCACTAATCAGagatttacatatattttcagGGTGTTGACAACTTCAGATCGTCATTTATACTACAgccttttacattttgtttaattttacacaCTGGGATGTTGTGTAATTTGCTGTATGTGGTGTTTTCCTACAGGAATATTTACTACAGACGGCGTCCGTGGTGTTACGTCTGGAAACACCAGCAGCTGCAGTGGGAGTATTGTGATATTCCACGATGCAGCTTTGACTCATGTGAGTGGGTTTTGTCTGTCGTTGAAACAGCTGCTAGCATTTTGAGTTTGGAACATTTAATGAAGACGCTTCCTGCTACTGTTATTAAAATGGACGAAGCTTTTTAGCACTTTGTTCGTTTTGCACCAGATCTGGAAAAACTGTTCAGATAATTTAGAGGAGCTTCAATAAAATCAGTTCTGATCAGGAGAAAgtaaaaaatgttaattgttgctgcagtttttcagaTTTCACATGAAGACTTTTATAGTTAATTATACATTTAAGCTAACTAAATCATTTATCGACTATTTTTAGTTGTCTTAACAATTCAAACAATTTATTAGCTATGTTTAACTAACATATTATTACATTTAGCTAATCGTTTAAATTAATATATCAATCTTTTAACTATTATTTTAGCTAACCATTTAAGCTAAATATTGAGCTAACTATTTAAACCATTTATCCattacttttatttgtgttaacaatTTGAATAATGTATCAGTCATGTTTAGCCAAGAACTTATAACATTTAGCTGTTTAATTCATTTCTAACTGTTATTTTAACTAACTATTGAAGCTAACTGTTGAGCTAGCGATTTAAGCCATCTAATCATTTACTTTCAACTATTTAGCTAATCATTTCAGTAATTGATGCATTATTTTTAGCAACCTAACTCAATGATCATTCTAGTCATGTTAGCTTGCATGAACTATTTAAAGACTATGTCAGTTACATTCAACTATTACTTTTTGCTAACTATTTAAGCTAACTGTTGAGCTAACGATTCAAAATGATTTatccattacttttagctagTGTTAAAAGTTTAAACAAGCTATCAGTGATGTTTAGCTAACAAGCTATTACATTTAGCTCATTGTTATCGTCATTTCTACCTAATACTTTTACCATTTAAGCTAACAatttagctaactatttcagacattttttcttacttttagcCACCTATTTCATTTGTCCCCAGCTGTTTACTATCAAAAGTCTTTACCAATTACAGTATAATCGGCCAACATTGATTTTAGCCACTTAAGCTAACTACTTCAGTCATTTCTCCTTTACCATTAGCTCACATTAGCTATGTAAAGACATTATCATTTAATATCAATAAAGCCAACTGAAGAGCTAAGCACTTGAATCATGTAATCCATTAGTTTTAGCTAGCTATTTAGTTAACCCTTTTAGCCATTTAAGTTACTTTTAACTATTTCATTTAACTGTTGCTGCTAGCTAGCATTTGCATTTGCTATGAAAAGATTTCACGAATTACATTTAGTTAACTGTTTACTATTTTTAGCCAACCATTAAAGCTTactatttcaaacatttatccATCACTTTAagcattaattatttttttctgttacatttAGCTGTCACTCTTAGCTAAGCTAACTAGAAACCATTTAATCCATTACTCAGATACCAGTTTCAGCAACCATTTGTCTGTTACTTTAAGCTagtgttttttctgctcttttagtCATTGCAGTTGGTTGGTTGAgtgctcatttttctttgtaaatcaaacaaattaatttctgttgtttcaAATCACTCATCACATCAAGccgctgtttttctttatggCACATTTAGCACATCGGCCATTATTTAATAGTTCATAGAGACAAAGGTTGTTCGTCTTGTCCTGAAAGTTATGGAGCCGCTTCTGAATGAATTTAGGGAAGTTTTCAGGTGGAAATTATAAAAAGCACCTGGGGTTTAAAGAGTTTAACATCGCATTCTATCTTTGTTCTTGTAGTTCCCGCCACACCTTCCCCTTCACCTGCACCCACCGAGCCAGCACCACGTAAGTTTCACTGGATATAGTTGATcccattttcctgtttttcgtGCCACAGTGTTGACCTCTGGTTCTCCCTCCAGCTGCAGACCTGACTTGTGGCCAACGCTCCAGACGAAAGCAGATGAAGATCGTGGGTGGAACAGTTGCCACTGTGGAATCCCACCCGTGGGTTGCCGCCATATTCTGGCGTAGCAAATCCAAGGAGAAGGTTTTCCGCTGCGGGGGAAGTTTGATCTCCGGTTGTTGGGTCCTCACAGCTGCCCACTGCTTCCCCGACGGGTACGAAGTCAGAACTCTTACTGGAACCACAGCAGGTGCTGAGAAAATCTCTGTGACTAAAATCATTCTGTGAATTTCagctctgacagtaaactgcgACGTTTCTCCGTCATCCTGGGAAAAAACGCCCTGAACGAGAGCGATCCGGCTGTGGAACAAACGTTTAGGGTGAAAGAACTCCACATCCATGAAAGGTTCGACAACAGTGAGGGAAACTTCAACAATGACATCGGTATGAACACATCACATCGACTCAGAACAACCAAAAACATCCTGTTAACTACTAACATTTGATCATTTCCATTATATTTTGTAAACTGCTTTAAActatcattaaaaaatataaaaagcaacAGATTTTGGTCCATGTAGCTTCATAATCAATCAgtccaaagaaattcaagatGAAGACACTTGAAATTCAATTATTTGTCTTTCAAACCACATTAATTTAGGGATAATTACCTTTTTTAAGtagtattttttggtgtttatgCTGGCAGTCAACCCTGTCTTGGCCATTTAGCTCCTGTCTTTAAGTTGGACTATAAGGAAAGTTCttaaaatcttgaaattatatatatatatatatatatatatatatatatatatatatatataaacattcatatgctttaaatgcagctctttaaactgcaaaaaaaagacattcaaTGGAGTCCAGATTGGACATTTTATCATGAGTAACTCCTATAGTACCTGACAGATGACAATTTTGTTGGATTTCTTTCTGTAGTTCTTGAGATTCTTCAGTACGGACGCTTCAATCCAATCAATGCAGTAATCTTTGTGATATTGAAtcatttcaagaaaaaaaaacatctgccaGTTATGCAAGTTTCTTGAAACtattctgaaaataaataaatagcctcTGATTTCTACCTGTGTTGCTTCAAAAGCTTCATCTACAGAAATTTTAAGATGAAGATGCTTGAAACTCAATtatttgtcataaaaaacaCCCTAATTTAGGGGCAAATTCCTTATTTAAGTAGTATTTTTTGGCGTTTATGCTGACAATCAGCCCATGGATGTTGcagttttggtcatttagcACCTGACTTTAAGTCGAACTACAAGGAAAGTTCTTAAAATCTTGAATTAAGAGCAATTCTTGCATTTACAAACTACTCCAGCTCAAAATAAATCCAATTCAAGCTCAGATT
This window harbors:
- the plaub gene encoding plasminogen activator, urokinase b — protein: MCSNMSGTTGFGVLMCTLAALSSAKPSLLDEERNVFSFSSSSFSSSFESSGVVCLNGGSSVPALISGEHMFCLCPDGFEGKRCEKVKTSECYEGVGLYYRGSVSRSASGLSCERWDSETRQTYLSSDVNAGRHNYCRNIYYRRRPWCYVWKHQQLQWEYCDIPRCSFDSFPATPSPSPAPTEPAPPADLTCGQRSRRKQMKIVGGTVATVESHPWVAAIFWRSKSKEKVFRCGGSLISGCWVLTAAHCFPDGSDSKLRRFSVILGKNALNESDPAVEQTFRVKELHIHERFDNSEGNFNNDIALLKLKAQRGQCAEESNSVRTVCLPPPHQNLQPGITCEIAGYGKENYGLWYKSQYLREAQVNLIADDVCREKDYYGNMITDNMFCAGRPDWSQDACEGDSGGPLVCEAGDKFFLFGVISWGDGCAKERRPGVYTRVNNYNSWIAEKTGLTSITAGTMFPQK